A stretch of the Nitratireductor thuwali genome encodes the following:
- a CDS encoding aldehyde dehydrogenase family protein: MGSHFSTTVAQDRAFMQFIDGKPADALSGARLDVVSPSDGKVFASIPAAAKADVDVAVKAARTAFDDGPWSRMPAVERGRCLTRLGQLVEKNADELAALESRDTGKPVRQGRADVTATMRYYEFYGGAADKVHGDTIPFLDGYTALTMREPHGVVAGIIPWNYPLQILARVAGAALAMGNTLVVKPAEDASLTTIRIAELALEAGVPAGVFNVVTGLGREAGAALSAHPLVDYVTFTGSTTTGTAIQQAAAVNNRGVTMELGGKSPQIVFADADLDAALPVLVNAIIQNGGQTCSAGSRVLVEKPVYERVASALADRFSRLVAGPHDADLDLGPLINPAQKEKVAGMVDAGERAGLKVLARGSVHENAPEGGFYHPPVLFGDVDPAAAIAQEEVFGPVLALFPFADEADAVRLANGTEFGLVAGVWTRDGARQHRVARRVRAGQVFVNGYGAGGGIELPFGGFKKSGHGREKGFEALFDMSATKTIVFNHG, encoded by the coding sequence ATGGGAAGCCATTTTTCAACCACGGTCGCACAGGATCGCGCCTTCATGCAATTCATCGACGGCAAGCCGGCGGATGCGCTGTCGGGCGCGCGGCTGGATGTGGTGAGTCCCTCCGACGGCAAGGTCTTCGCCTCCATCCCGGCCGCCGCCAAGGCCGATGTGGATGTCGCCGTCAAGGCCGCACGAACAGCTTTCGACGACGGTCCATGGAGCCGCATGCCGGCGGTCGAGCGCGGCCGTTGTTTGACCCGCCTAGGCCAGCTGGTCGAGAAGAACGCCGACGAACTGGCGGCCCTTGAATCCCGCGACACCGGCAAGCCCGTCCGCCAGGGCAGGGCGGACGTCACCGCCACCATGCGCTATTATGAATTCTACGGCGGCGCGGCCGACAAGGTCCACGGCGACACGATCCCCTTCCTCGATGGCTACACCGCCCTCACCATGCGCGAGCCGCACGGCGTCGTGGCCGGCATCATTCCGTGGAACTATCCGCTGCAGATCCTCGCCCGCGTTGCCGGCGCCGCGCTTGCCATGGGCAACACGCTGGTGGTCAAGCCCGCCGAGGATGCTTCGCTGACGACGATCCGCATCGCGGAGCTGGCGCTGGAGGCGGGTGTTCCGGCGGGCGTGTTCAATGTGGTGACGGGGCTCGGCCGCGAAGCCGGTGCAGCGCTTTCCGCGCACCCGCTGGTCGATTACGTCACCTTTACCGGCTCTACCACCACCGGCACCGCCATCCAGCAGGCTGCCGCCGTCAACAACCGCGGCGTGACCATGGAACTTGGCGGAAAGTCGCCGCAGATCGTGTTTGCCGATGCCGACCTCGATGCCGCGCTGCCCGTGCTGGTCAATGCGATCATCCAGAATGGCGGCCAGACATGCTCGGCGGGCAGCCGCGTTCTCGTTGAGAAGCCGGTCTATGAGCGCGTGGCCTCAGCGCTGGCGGATCGGTTCTCCAGGCTCGTCGCCGGTCCGCACGACGCCGACCTCGATCTCGGCCCGCTCATCAATCCTGCGCAGAAGGAAAAGGTCGCGGGCATGGTCGATGCCGGCGAGCGGGCGGGGCTCAAGGTTCTCGCCCGTGGCTCGGTCCACGAGAATGCGCCGGAAGGCGGCTTCTACCATCCGCCCGTGCTGTTCGGCGATGTCGACCCGGCAGCGGCCATCGCGCAGGAGGAGGTGTTCGGCCCGGTGCTCGCGCTCTTCCCCTTCGCCGACGAGGCGGATGCCGTGCGGCTGGCCAACGGCACCGAATTCGGCCTCGTCGCCGGCGTGTGGACGCGGGACGGGGCGCGTCAGCATCGCGTCGCCAGGCGCGTGCGCGCCGGCCAGGTCTTCGTCAACGGCTATGGCGCGGGCGGTGGCATTGAGCTGCCGTTCGGCGGGTTCAAGAAATCCGGCCACGGGCGCGAAAAGGGATTTGAAGCGCTGTTCGACATGTCGGCAACCAAGACGATCGTTTTCAACCACGGCTGA
- a CDS encoding SDR family oxidoreductase: MARLENKVAVITGAASGFGKGIAQRFAEEGAKVIVADLNIKGAEKVAESIGAAAIPVSADVSLKADVEAMVQAALDAHGRIDIMVNNAGYTHRNGDMLQVDEDTFDLITAVNMKAIYHSALCVVPVMEKQGGGSIITTASTAGLRPRPGLTWYNASKGWAITATKSMAVELAPKKIRVNCLCPVAGETGMLSQFMGEDTPEKRAQFRASIPLGRLSTPRDIANAALWLASDEAEFITGVALEVDGGRCI; this comes from the coding sequence ATGGCACGGCTTGAAAACAAGGTAGCGGTAATCACAGGCGCCGCATCCGGCTTCGGCAAGGGCATCGCCCAGCGTTTCGCCGAAGAAGGCGCCAAGGTGATCGTTGCCGATCTCAACATCAAGGGCGCCGAGAAGGTGGCCGAAAGCATAGGCGCTGCCGCTATTCCGGTTTCCGCGGACGTTTCCCTGAAGGCCGATGTCGAGGCGATGGTCCAGGCCGCGCTCGACGCCCATGGCCGCATCGACATCATGGTCAACAATGCCGGCTACACCCACCGCAATGGCGACATGCTGCAGGTGGACGAGGATACGTTCGACCTGATCACCGCCGTCAACATGAAGGCCATCTACCATTCCGCGCTCTGCGTGGTACCCGTGATGGAAAAGCAGGGCGGCGGGTCCATCATCACCACGGCGTCGACGGCCGGCCTCAGGCCGCGTCCGGGCCTGACCTGGTACAATGCTTCCAAGGGGTGGGCGATCACCGCCACCAAGTCCATGGCCGTCGAACTGGCGCCGAAGAAAATCCGCGTCAACTGCCTGTGCCCGGTCGCCGGCGAGACCGGCATGCTCAGCCAGTTCATGGGCGAGGACACGCCGGAAAAGCGCGCTCAGTTCCGCGCGTCGATCCCGCTCGGCCGCCTGTCGACGCCGCGCGACATCGCCAACGCCGCGCTCTGGCTGGCCTCGGACGAGGCGGAGTTCATCACCGGCGTCGCGCTGGAAGTAGATGGCGGCCGCTGTATCTGA